The genomic segment ACACTACGGCCGGATCGACATTCTGGTGAATTGCCATGGCATCGCCATCCCTGGCGCCCTCACCGAAGCCAGCGACGAGGACTTCGACCAGACCATTGCCATCAACCTGAAGGGCGTGTATCTGACCTGCAAGGCCGCGGTACAGGAAATGCTCAAGAGCGGCGGCGGCGCCATCGTCAATCTGTCCTCCATCTCGGGCCTGCGCGGAACCGGCCCGATGACCGCCTACAACGCCTCCAAGGGCGGCGTGAATCTGCTCACCTACAACATCGCCTCCGGCTACAAGGACAAGGGCATCCGCTGCAACGCCATCTGCCCGGTGAATGTGGAAACCCGCATGGCTGACAAGGTTACCGATTACTACGCCAAGCAGTACGGCATGCCGGCCGAGGCCATGCAGGAAATGATGCTGCAGAACCACCCGTTGAAGCGCTATGTGAAACCCCGGGAAATCGCCCACGCGGTGCTGTTCCTGGCCTCCGACGAGGCCCTGTGCATCAACGGTGTGGCCCTCAACATCGACCAGGGCATGGGCCCCTACGTGATGTAGCCCCTCCCGACCACTCCCATACCCCAGCTGCCATGCGCGCCCCCATCCTCTGGTCCCCTACGCCCCACTTCCAGTCCGCGAGCACCCTGGGGCGCTACCTGGACTGGTTGGCCGATACCCGGGGACTGCGCTTCGACGGCTACGAGCCCCTGTGGCAGTGGTCCGTCAGCCATGGTGAGGACTTCTGGCAGTCCCTCTGGGATTTCTTCGAGGTCCGCTCCTCCCGGCCGGCCCAGGCCGTGCTGACCGGGAAGATGCCCGAGTGCCGGTGGTTTCCGGGAGCGCAGCTCAACTATGCGGAAAATGTTTTCCGCCAGGGCAATGCCGCACAGCCCGCCCTGATCTTCTGCCGCGAAGGCGAACCGGCCAGGGAGGTCTCCTGGCGGGAACTCCAGGATCAGATGGCCGCGGTGGCCGGCCATCTGAAGCGCCTGGGGGTGAAGCCCGGCGACCGGGTGGCAGCCTATCTGGCCAACACGCCGGAAGCCGTGGTGGCCTTCCTCGCCACGGCCTCCATCGGCGCCGTGTGGTCCTGCTGCTCGCCGGACTTCGGCGCCGACAGCGTGATCGACCGCTTTCGCCAGATCGAGCCCAAGGTGCTGTTCGCGGTGGAGGGCTATCAGTACGGCGGCAAGTCCTTCGACTGCCGTCCGGTGGTGCAGACCCTGCGCGCCACCCTGGATGCCCTGGTGGCCACCATCCTGATTCCCCACGGGCCAGTCGGCGTTGGCGGTCCCGGCACGCTAACCTGGGCCGAGGTGCTGGAAGGAGACGCTGTCCTGGAATTCGAGCAGGTGGCCTTCGATCATCCCCTCTGGATCGTCTATTCCTCCGGCACCACGGGCCTGCCCAAGGCCCTGGTCCATGGCCATGGCGGCATCGTCCTGGAGGAGCTGAAGTGGCTCGGTCTGCATCTGGATGTGCGGGCCGGGGAGCGCTTCTTCTGGTTCTCCACCACCGGCTG from the Denitratisoma oestradiolicum genome contains:
- a CDS encoding SDR family NAD(P)-dependent oxidoreductase, translating into MRIQNKVAIVTGAGGDIGREIALRLAEEGARIVASDVTEAGLAATVAAVKAAGFEAIALKADVTQAASVADLMAGAIKHYGRIDILVNCHGIAIPGALTEASDEDFDQTIAINLKGVYLTCKAAVQEMLKSGGGAIVNLSSISGLRGTGPMTAYNASKGGVNLLTYNIASGYKDKGIRCNAICPVNVETRMADKVTDYYAKQYGMPAEAMQEMMLQNHPLKRYVKPREIAHAVLFLASDEALCINGVALNIDQGMGPYVM